Proteins found in one Triticum urartu cultivar G1812 chromosome 4, Tu2.1, whole genome shotgun sequence genomic segment:
- the LOC125553839 gene encoding indole-3-acetate beta-glucosyltransferase-like, which yields MANVLLVPYPCQSHINPMLQFAKRLASKGVPAALVVTRFIARTVRFDAGPVRVESISDGHDEGGLPSAASVGEYVERLESSGSASLVALIEEGHFTHVVYDSFMHWVARTAWGMGLPTVPFSTQSCAASAVYYYINSGLLDAPPPGDNAGVRSEPFAGLPGLERWEFPSFVFHDAPYPALTAPALAQFADRDVGDWVLVNSFDELEYEVLDGLKRHFKVRAIGPCVPLQAADDSGDVDRFTYGANLLDPEDTCIKWLDAKSSRSVVYVSFGSNASIGTAQMEELARGLLAAGKPFLWVVRASEEAQLPPHLLDTAATASGDALVVRWSPQLDVLAHRAVGCFVTHCGWNSTLEALGFGVPMVALPLWTDQPINARLIEEAWGAGVRARRDASAGVFPRGEIEQCVRAVMEDQDGRAASARAAAARRWSEAARAVVAPGGSSDQNLDEFVDYLRASAGEK from the exons ATGGCCAATGTCTTGCTCGTGCCCTACCCGTGCCAAAGCCACATAAACCCCATGCTACAGTTCGCCAAGAGGCTGGCGTCCAAGGGCGTGCCCGCCGCCCTTGTCgtcacccgcttcatcgccagaACTGTCCGGTTCGATGCCGGCCCGGTGCGTGTCGAGTCCATCTCCGATGGCCACGATGAGGGCGGCCTCCCGTCGGCGGCAAGCGTCGGTGAGTATGTGGAGAGGCTGGAGTCCAGTGGGTCGGCGTCCTTGGTCGCGCTCATCGAGGAAGGCCACTTCACGCATGTGGTGTACGACTCGTTCATGCACTGGGTGGCGCGCACAGCGTGGGGGATGGGTCTGCCGACCGTACCCTTCTCCACCCAGTCGTGCGCGGCGAGCGCCGTGTACTACTACATCAACTCCGGGCTGCTGGACGCGCCGCCGCCGGGAGACAACGCGGGGGTCAGGAGCGAGCCGTTCGCCGGGTTGCCGGGGCTGGAGAGGTGGGAGTTCCCGTCCTTCGTGTTCCATGACGCGCCGTACCCGGCGCTCACCGCCCCCGCGCTCGCCCAGTTCGCTGATCGAGACGTGGGGGACTGGGTTCTCGTCAACTCATTCGATGAGTTGGAGTATGAG GTTCTGGATGGGCTGAAGCGCCACTTCAAGGTCCGAGCCATAGGGCCGTGCGTTCCTCTGCAGGCCGCCGATGATTCCGGCGACGTCGACCGCTTCACCTACGGCGCCAACCTGCTCGACCCGGAGGACACCTGCATCAAGTGGCTGGACGCCAAGTCCTCGCGCTCCGTCGTCTACGTCTCCTTCGGCAGCAACGCGTCCATCGGCACCGCCCAGATGGAGGAGCTGGCccgcggcctcctcgccgccggcaAGCCGTTCCTGTGGGTCGTCAGGGCCAGCGAGGAGGCGCAGCTCCCGCCCCACCTCCTGGACAccgcggcgacggcgtcgggcgACGCGCTCGTCGTGCGCTGGAGCCCGCAGCTGGACGTCCTGGCGCACCGCGCTGTGGGCTGCTTCGTCACGCACTGCGGCTGGAACTCCACGCTGGAGGCGCTCGGCTTCGGGGTGCCGATGGTGGCGCTGCCGCTGTGGACCGACCAGCCGATCAACGCCCGCCTCATCGAGGAGGCGTGGGGCGCCGGCGTGCGCGCGCGCCGCGACGCGTCCGCGGGCGTGTTCCCGCGCGGCGAGATCGAGCAGTGCGTGCGCGCCGTCATGGAAGACCAGGACGGCAGGGCGGCTTCCGCCCGCGCGGCG GCCGCGCGTCGGTGGAGCGAGGCCGCACGCGCCGTGGTCGCGCCCGGCGGCAGCTCCGACCAGAACCTGGACGAGTTCGTGGACTATCTGCGGGCTAGCGCCGGGGAGAAGTGA
- the LOC125551641 gene encoding uncharacterized protein LOC125551641: MPPISLLLPLLLLLAGAAAAAAPAEPPTPTPTPTPAPGRNKTIYELLPLFGLPPGVFPANVTAFSLAGNGSLAVDLAGPCYVHFEYLTYFEPRVTGVLRYGSLTQLEGVQVRRFLVWFSVVRVKVDLPPPPRFVYLDIGWITRKLPAADFQSVHACEAGKRRRRCRLSSALAAAAAWFQDFFAQF, from the exons aTGCCGcccatctccctcctcctccccctcctcctcctcctcgccggcgcggcggcggcggcggcgccggccgagcccccgaccccgaccccgaccccgactcCCGCGCCGGGGAGGAACAAGACCATCTACGAGCTCCTCCCGCTCTTCGGCCTCCCCCCGGGCGTCTTCCCCGCCAACGTCACCGCCTTCTCGCTCGCCGGCAACGGCAGCCTCGCCGTCGACCTCGCGGGCCCCTGCTACGTCCACTTCGAGTACCTCACCTACTTCGAGCCCCGCGTCACGGGCGTGCTCCGCTACGGCTCCCTCACCCAGCTGGAGGGCGTGCAGGTCCGCCGCTTCCTCGTCTGGTTCAGCGTCGTCCGCGTCAAGGTCGACCTGCCCCCGCCCCCGCGCTTCGTCTACCTCGACATCGGCTGGATCACCCGCAAGCTGCCCGCCGCCGACTTCCAGTCCGTCCACGCCTGCGAGGCCGGCAAGAGGCGGAGGCGGTGCCGCCTCTCCTccgcgctcgccgccgccgccgcttggtTCCAG GACTTCTTTGCCCAATTTTAG